A genome region from Pseudanabaena sp. Chao 1811 includes the following:
- a CDS encoding KH domain-containing protein yields MPDYNSLISFLLKPLLAHPDALRVDFESNSKSDRVWIRVAFDPEDRGRVFGKGGRTIQAVRTVVMTAAQEVGHSARFEVFDPTPNATSDDSQDSNSERRERQQVQVERPRINVEKPKRREIIN; encoded by the coding sequence ATGCCCGACTATAACTCCTTAATTAGTTTTTTGCTAAAGCCATTACTAGCTCATCCAGATGCCTTGCGGGTAGATTTTGAGTCAAATAGCAAAAGCGATCGCGTCTGGATCAGAGTTGCATTCGATCCAGAAGATCGAGGGCGAGTTTTTGGCAAAGGGGGACGAACAATCCAAGCGGTGCGGACAGTTGTCATGACCGCAGCCCAAGAAGTTGGTCATAGCGCCAGATTTGAAGTTTTTGACCCAACCCCCAACGCAACCTCCGATGACTCTCAAGACAGTAACTCAGAGCGTCGAGAACGCCAACAAGTACAGGTCGAGCGTCCTCGGATCAATG
- the rpsP gene encoding 30S ribosomal protein S16 codes for MIKLRLKRFGKKFEASYRIVVVNSTSRRDGRPLAELGFYNPRTKETQLDVPAIVDRIKKGAQPTDTVRRILEKAKVFDLVSA; via the coding sequence ATGATTAAGTTGAGATTAAAGCGATTTGGCAAGAAGTTTGAAGCCAGCTATCGCATTGTAGTTGTCAATAGCACCAGCCGCCGCGATGGTCGTCCCCTTGCCGAGCTTGGTTTCTACAACCCACGTACCAAAGAAACCCAACTTGATGTACCTGCGATCGTCGATCGCATCAAAAAAGGTGCTCAACCCACTGATACAGTACGTCGCATCCTCGAAAAAGCTAAGGTATTCGATCTCGTTAGCGCTTAA
- a CDS encoding glycosyltransferase family 2 protein gives MSHSPILSICIPAYNRPLWFHRALESIVIGNKEFESSVEIVITDDSSTQECEEIMRQVCCQWSGQCIYEHHPVRLGMVENWNRAISLTTGQYIVVLHDDDFLLKDAITNILATIKAVNHPVLLFGVEVVDEQERVMKRQIFKENQWLSPRDALISLLSNSSFVRFPAIVVARSAFAEMGMFRTEWREPCDLDMWIRLFSRYGVYCLQDVTTAYRVHDQALTMGVFNEQTINLLLGLFAEVKQLNILSSEEIVSCKALFLYQFILAGAWRQLKRGRLQEFRRVMELMDISEVKNLPCPKKWWMLNSIFRVLSNGLRI, from the coding sequence ATGTCTCATAGTCCTATTCTAAGCATTTGTATTCCAGCTTATAACCGCCCACTGTGGTTTCACCGAGCTTTAGAATCGATTGTGATAGGAAATAAGGAATTTGAGTCATCCGTGGAAATTGTTATTACGGATGACTCAAGCACTCAAGAATGTGAAGAAATTATGAGGCAAGTTTGCTGTCAATGGTCTGGTCAATGTATCTATGAACATCATCCAGTTCGTTTAGGCATGGTGGAAAATTGGAATCGCGCAATTAGCCTCACCACAGGACAGTATATAGTCGTTCTTCATGATGATGACTTTTTATTAAAGGATGCTATTACTAACATCCTTGCAACAATCAAAGCCGTAAATCATCCTGTTCTTTTATTTGGGGTTGAGGTAGTGGATGAGCAAGAAAGAGTCATGAAGCGGCAGATTTTTAAAGAAAATCAGTGGTTATCGCCACGAGATGCGTTGATAAGCCTATTGTCAAACTCGTCTTTTGTAAGATTTCCTGCGATCGTGGTCGCCCGTTCTGCTTTTGCAGAAATGGGAATGTTTCGGACTGAGTGGAGAGAGCCTTGCGATCTGGATATGTGGATTAGGCTATTTAGTCGATATGGTGTGTATTGTCTACAAGATGTCACAACAGCCTATCGAGTTCATGATCAAGCTTTGACAATGGGCGTATTCAATGAACAAACAATTAACCTATTATTAGGTTTGTTTGCGGAAGTGAAACAATTAAATATTTTAAGTTCAGAGGAAATTGTAAGTTGTAAAGCATTGTTTCTGTATCAGTTTATTTTAGCGGGAGCATGGCGACAGTTAAAACGAGGAAGGTTACAAGAATTTCGGAGAGTAATGGAATTAATGGATATTTCCGAGGTTAAAAATTTACCCTGTCCTAAAAAATGGTGGATGCTAAATTCTATCTTTAGAGTTTTGTCTAACGGACTACGCATCTGA
- a CDS encoding glycosyltransferase family 2 protein encodes MYLKDTLESITNQIYPYWELCVIKNISVDSEINHILGNYIAKYEQIKVFDNQTNNDSDNFNNAIEIANGEFISLIENGDLLTHDAIYQMVLELNKYPNADMIYSDEDKIDDQGYLKNPFFKPDWCPDSFLSRMYTGSLGIYRKQLILQIGGFREEFNEGKVYDLLLRFTEQTSAIYHVSKILYHERLRSKSNSISNLACRAIFEAIDRRDTACESVSIQNGYYIPRYQIKECDLVSIIIPTKNLGKVLDRCLNSIFSKTNYPNYQVILVDNGSTENHAIRAIKEWQVKEPFRIKVYKYDIPFNYSKINNYAVQFAEGKYLLFLNNDTEIINADWMNAMVEQSQRHTIGAVGSLLLYPDNTVQHAGVILGMGGLADHCHKHFKQDSINYFGQIQTINNYLAVTGACLMCRKEIFYEVNGFEEELSVAFNDIDFCLKIIEKGYRNIYLPHVKLYHHESKSRGHDDTPEKLKRFNAEIKYMQTKWKKYIDYDPCYSPHLSRNHLDYRINLNN; translated from the coding sequence TTGTATCTTAAAGATACTCTTGAATCTATTACTAATCAAATTTATCCATATTGGGAATTATGTGTAATAAAGAATATATCAGTAGATTCTGAAATCAATCATATTTTGGGAAATTATATTGCAAAATATGAGCAAATTAAAGTTTTTGACAATCAAACTAATAATGATTCTGACAATTTTAATAATGCTATAGAAATTGCAAATGGAGAATTTATATCTCTAATAGAGAATGGCGACTTATTGACCCATGATGCAATTTATCAAATGGTATTAGAGCTAAACAAATATCCTAATGCTGATATGATTTATTCAGATGAAGATAAAATAGACGATCAAGGATATTTAAAAAACCCATTTTTTAAGCCAGATTGGTGTCCTGATAGTTTTTTATCTAGAATGTATACTGGCTCTTTAGGTATCTATAGAAAACAATTGATTCTTCAAATAGGGGGATTTAGGGAAGAGTTTAATGAAGGAAAAGTTTATGATTTATTGCTACGCTTTACAGAACAAACATCTGCAATTTACCATGTTTCTAAGATTCTTTATCATGAACGTTTAAGATCTAAATCAAATTCTATATCAAATTTAGCTTGTAGAGCAATTTTCGAGGCAATTGATAGAAGAGATACAGCATGTGAATCAGTATCAATTCAAAACGGTTACTATATTCCCCGTTACCAAATAAAAGAATGCGATCTAGTTAGTATTATCATTCCAACTAAGAATTTAGGGAAAGTCTTAGATAGATGTCTTAACTCTATCTTTTCTAAAACTAATTATCCCAACTATCAAGTAATCTTAGTTGATAACGGAAGTACAGAAAACCATGCTATTAGAGCTATTAAAGAATGGCAAGTTAAAGAACCATTTAGGATTAAAGTTTATAAATATGATATTCCTTTTAATTATTCTAAGATTAACAACTATGCAGTTCAATTTGCCGAAGGTAAGTATTTATTGTTTCTAAACAATGATACTGAAATCATAAATGCAGATTGGATGAATGCAATGGTTGAGCAGTCTCAGCGTCATACAATAGGCGCAGTTGGTTCGCTACTTTTATATCCTGATAATACTGTGCAACATGCAGGAGTTATTTTAGGGATGGGAGGACTTGCAGATCACTGTCATAAACATTTCAAACAAGATTCTATTAATTATTTCGGACAGATACAAACAATTAACAATTATCTAGCTGTAACTGGTGCTTGTTTAATGTGCAGGAAAGAAATTTTTTATGAAGTAAATGGTTTTGAAGAAGAGTTATCTGTTGCTTTTAATGATATAGACTTTTGTCTAAAAATAATTGAAAAAGGATATAGAAATATCTACTTACCTCACGTTAAACTTTATCATCATGAATCTAAAAGCAGAGGTCACGATGATACACCAGAAAAGCTGAAAAGATTTAATGCTGAAATTAAATATATGCAGACAAAATGGAAGAAGTATATAGATTATGACCCTTGCTATAGTCCTCATCTTTCGCGCAATCACCTTGACTATAGAATTAACTTGAATAACTAA
- a CDS encoding glycosyltransferase: MPTISVVIPSYNHEKYISEALQSVLDQTYKDFEIVITDDGSSDKSVNLIKEFTDPRIKLFVFSENKGACLTVNNCIENSTGKFIALLNSDDVFLPNKLEIQLNFLNSHPEIGAVFSYAKIINDNSDDFEGEHFYKNIFIQPNRNRFEWLNYFFYNGNCLCHPSILIRRECYENVGLYDPRFAQLPDFDFWIRLCQKYEIHIIPEELICFRVRDNEANASGNRLENHIRSTAELSQIYNNFLSLEVTNHLDTIFPEINQMEVFNDQKNINNNIRQYLIAKLMLNIEIFAVKYFALSVIFDKLNSKDIQNILSYKDFVKLTGTIDLYSITKLQNELTQIKNELVQAKAELNGITRSKFWKLRNIWFSLKKLLKSRLKSSIDVNANKK; encoded by the coding sequence ATGCCTACAATATCAGTTGTTATACCGTCTTATAATCACGAGAAATACATATCTGAAGCTCTTCAAAGTGTCTTAGATCAAACCTATAAAGATTTTGAAATTGTTATTACTGATGACGGCTCTAGTGATAAATCAGTTAACTTAATCAAAGAATTCACAGACCCTCGAATTAAGTTGTTTGTCTTTTCAGAGAACAAGGGTGCTTGTCTTACAGTAAATAATTGCATAGAAAATTCAACTGGTAAATTTATTGCACTCTTAAACTCTGATGATGTCTTTTTACCTAATAAACTCGAAATACAACTAAATTTTCTAAATAGTCATCCTGAAATCGGTGCAGTATTTAGCTATGCAAAGATTATCAATGATAATAGTGATGATTTTGAAGGAGAACATTTTTATAAAAATATTTTTATACAGCCAAATCGCAATAGATTTGAATGGCTAAATTATTTTTTCTATAATGGTAATTGTCTTTGCCATCCAAGTATTCTTATTCGCAGAGAATGTTATGAAAATGTAGGTTTATACGATCCTCGTTTTGCCCAATTACCAGATTTTGATTTTTGGATTAGACTATGCCAAAAATACGAAATACATATTATTCCAGAAGAATTAATTTGTTTTCGAGTCCGTGACAATGAAGCTAATGCTAGTGGAAATAGATTAGAGAACCACATCAGATCAACAGCAGAACTTTCTCAGATTTATAATAATTTTCTCTCTCTAGAAGTCACTAATCACTTAGACACGATATTTCCTGAAATCAATCAAATGGAAGTATTTAATGATCAAAAAAATATCAACAATAATATACGTCAATATTTAATTGCTAAATTAATGCTAAATATTGAAATTTTTGCAGTTAAGTATTTTGCATTAAGCGTGATTTTTGACAAGTTAAATTCTAAAGACATACAAAATATTCTAAGCTATAAAGATTTTGTAAAGTTAACTGGCACAATTGATTTGTATAGCATTACAAAATTGCAGAATGAACTAACCCAGATAAAAAATGAATTAGTCCAAGCAAAAGCCGAATTAAATGGCATCACAAGGAGTAAGTTTTGGAAACTGCGAAATATTTGGTTTTCATTAAAAAAGCTACTCAAATCTAGACTAAAATCCTCAATTGATGTGAATGCGAACAAAAAATAA
- a CDS encoding DegT/DnrJ/EryC1/StrS family aminotransferase: MNFVINHLKLKCEIKDLAFLGGIPTFTERLHVGRPNIGNRQSLLDRMNDMLDRKWLTNNGKFVQEFEQRIADYIGVKHCIANCNGTVALELAIRALGLTGEVLVPSFTFIATAHALQWQEITPVFCDIDPKTHTIDPYRLEAMITPRTSGIIGVHVWGNPCNVETLSEIAEKHNLKLMFDAAHAFGCSYKGQMIGNFGEAEVFSFHATKFINAFEGGAIVTNNDELAQKLRLMNNFGFAGLDNVIYIGTNGKMSEASAAMGLTSLESIEEFIEINHRNYQCYKQELSDIKGISIFPYQNGERCNYQYIVLEVDETIANVNRDLLVKILEAENVMARRYFYPSCHRMEPYRSYFPHAGLLLPETEKLTQRVMLLPTGTSINTEDIAKVVNIIRFSIANSDSIQKHLHQNKLEMI, encoded by the coding sequence ATGAATTTTGTTATAAATCATCTTAAACTTAAATGTGAGATTAAAGATTTAGCATTTTTAGGAGGAATACCAACTTTTACGGAAAGGCTTCATGTTGGTCGTCCGAATATTGGCAATAGACAAAGCTTACTAGATCGCATGAACGATATGCTCGATCGCAAATGGTTGACCAATAATGGCAAATTTGTTCAAGAGTTTGAGCAAAGAATTGCTGACTATATTGGAGTCAAACATTGCATTGCTAACTGTAACGGTACAGTTGCTCTAGAGTTAGCTATTCGCGCATTAGGCTTAACAGGCGAAGTCCTAGTACCTTCCTTTACTTTTATTGCTACTGCTCACGCACTCCAATGGCAAGAAATTACACCTGTATTTTGTGACATTGATCCAAAAACACATACCATTGATCCCTATCGACTAGAGGCAATGATTACCCCGCGTACTTCAGGCATCATCGGGGTTCATGTGTGGGGAAATCCCTGTAATGTTGAAACATTGAGCGAAATTGCAGAAAAGCATAACTTAAAACTGATGTTTGATGCTGCCCATGCGTTTGGTTGTTCGTATAAAGGGCAGATGATTGGAAATTTTGGAGAAGCCGAAGTTTTTAGTTTTCACGCTACAAAGTTTATTAATGCTTTTGAGGGTGGGGCAATTGTAACTAATAATGACGAACTAGCCCAAAAGCTCCGTCTAATGAATAATTTTGGTTTTGCTGGTTTAGACAATGTGATTTATATTGGCACAAATGGCAAGATGAGCGAAGCTTCTGCGGCAATGGGGCTAACATCTCTAGAAAGCATAGAAGAATTTATTGAGATTAATCATCGTAACTATCAATGCTACAAGCAAGAACTCTCTGATATAAAAGGGATATCTATATTCCCCTATCAAAACGGAGAACGCTGTAATTATCAATATATTGTCCTAGAAGTTGACGAAACTATAGCTAACGTAAATCGTGATCTTCTGGTAAAAATACTTGAGGCAGAAAATGTAATGGCTCGACGTTACTTTTATCCTAGTTGCCATAGAATGGAACCTTACAGATCTTATTTTCCCCATGCAGGATTACTACTTCCTGAAACAGAAAAATTAACTCAACGTGTAATGTTGTTACCCACAGGAACATCTATCAATACAGAAGATATCGCTAAGGTAGTTAATATTATTCGCTTTAGTATTGCCAACAGTGATTCTATTCAAAAACACTTACATCAAAATAAGTTAGAAATGATATAA
- a CDS encoding formyltransferase family protein, whose translation MIDLYLGGDIGLWALEQVPSNRTNQVFTFDKSIFEKAQSLNINVSNQNPNLVEFINSTNAISIHYPKIFKPFVISKYKKIYNLHPSYLPWGRGYYPIFWALWEDTPAGATLHEINEGIDEGDIVSQIQVEYSESDTGDLLFARIRQAEKQLFLEYFDKIADGIHLPALPQRGIGTYHSKQDFLRLKTTDHWQTMEGKELIKLIRCLTFDGYSGLEILVGQKRFEISLRLL comes from the coding sequence ATGATTGATCTATACCTTGGTGGTGATATCGGTTTGTGGGCTTTAGAACAGGTTCCATCAAATAGAACTAATCAGGTTTTTACTTTTGATAAATCAATCTTTGAAAAAGCTCAAAGCTTAAATATTAATGTTTCCAATCAGAATCCAAATTTAGTTGAATTTATAAACTCTACTAATGCAATTTCTATTCATTACCCTAAAATATTTAAACCTTTTGTGATTTCCAAATACAAAAAGATATACAATTTACATCCTTCCTATTTACCTTGGGGAAGAGGTTACTATCCAATTTTTTGGGCTTTATGGGAAGATACACCAGCAGGAGCAACTTTACATGAAATCAATGAAGGTATTGATGAAGGCGATATTGTTTCTCAAATCCAAGTAGAATATAGCGAAAGTGATACAGGTGACTTATTATTTGCTCGTATTAGGCAAGCTGAGAAACAGCTATTCCTAGAATATTTTGATAAAATTGCTGATGGGATACACTTGCCAGCACTACCACAAAGAGGGATAGGAACATACCATAGTAAGCAAGACTTTTTAAGATTAAAGACAACTGATCACTGGCAAACAATGGAAGGGAAAGAATTAATTAAATTAATTCGGTGTTTGACGTTTGATGGATATAGTGGATTAGAAATATTAGTGGGTCAGAAGCGATTTGAAATAAGTTTGAGACTCCTATAA
- a CDS encoding class I SAM-dependent methyltransferase, whose amino-acid sequence MSIIKNLSSLLSKVNRKTKIRSINKTLSNHKSPYKLHIGCGSIRLDDWINIDKEQSQVVDIIWDTSYGLPFLESNSCSLIYNEHFLEHLSIEQAIFFLKECHRILKSNGVLRIAMPSLEYTVDKYQSENWRDQDWLKWEGHEFIKTRAEMINISFRWWGHQWMYDREELHRRIKEAGFRIIKDVEWGVSEVTELNNLETRKDSKLICEAIKD is encoded by the coding sequence ATGAGTATTATCAAAAATCTAAGTAGCTTGCTAAGCAAAGTAAATAGAAAAACAAAAATTAGATCAATCAACAAAACACTATCTAATCATAAATCTCCTTATAAATTACACATTGGTTGTGGTTCTATTAGATTGGATGACTGGATTAATATAGACAAAGAGCAAAGCCAAGTAGTTGATATTATTTGGGATACTTCTTATGGTTTACCATTCCTTGAAAGTAATTCTTGTTCATTAATCTATAACGAACATTTCTTAGAACACTTATCTATTGAGCAAGCTATTTTCTTTTTAAAAGAATGTCACCGTATTTTAAAATCTAATGGGGTTTTACGGATAGCAATGCCGTCATTAGAATATACCGTGGATAAATATCAATCAGAAAATTGGCGAGATCAAGACTGGTTAAAATGGGAAGGTCATGAATTTATTAAAACCCGTGCTGAAATGATTAACATTTCTTTCCGATGGTGGGGACATCAATGGATGTATGATCGAGAAGAACTGCATCGAAGAATAAAAGAGGCAGGTTTTAGGATCATTAAGGATGTAGAGTGGGGTGTCAGTGAAGTCACAGAATTAAATAATTTAGAGACTCGAAAAGATTCAAAATTAATTTGTGAAGCTATAAAGGATTAG